Sequence from the Sanguibacter keddieii DSM 10542 genome:
CAGGACCTCGGCGTCCCGGTGGCCTATGCCGGCATCGTGACCATGATCATCGCCAGCGGCACGATCGTGTCCAGCCTCGCCTCGGAGCGGGTCACCCGCCGCCTCGGCACCGGCGTCGTCACGGCCGTCAGCGTGGGGCTCACCGCCGCCGCCCTCGTCGGCTTCTCCGTCTCCGGCTCGTTCTGGGTGCTGTGCTTGTGGGCTGTCCCCTACGGGCTGGGAGCCGGCGCGGTCGACGCGGCCCTCAACAACTACGTGGCCCTGCACTACGCGGCCCGGCACATGAACTGGCTGCACAGCTTCTGGGGGCTGGGGGCGTCGATCAGCCCGTTCATCATGAGCTACGCCCTGACCTCCGGCCAGGGGTGGTCGAGCGCCTACCGGATCGTCGGTCTCACCCAGGTCGTGCTCACGTTCGTGCTGATCGTGAGCCTGCCGGTGTGGGGGAAGGCCGCCCGGTCGGCCCCGCCCGGGCACGACGTCGCCGGCGGTGACGAGCAGGCGACCGGACTCGAGCCGTCGGGCCGAGGCAGCACCCACGTGCCGCTCGCCGAGGCGCTGCGCATCCCCGGGGTGGTGCTGGTCCTGGTCGCCTTCTTCGCCTACTGCGCGCTCGAGAGCACGGCGATCCTGTGGGCGGCGACGTATCTGGTCACCGACCGGGGAGTCGACCCGGCCACGGCGGCAGCCTTCGCCTCGCTGTTCTTGATCGGCATCACCGGTGGACGGTTCTTGGCCGGGTTCTTCGCCGACCGGGTCGGCGACCGGCACCTGATCCGCGGGGGCTTCGTGACGGTCGGCCTCGGTGTCGTGATGCTCGCGCTCCCTCTGGAGACCGACGCGCCGGCGCTCGTCGGTCTCGTGGCCGTCGGGCTGGGGTGCGCACCGATCTACCCGGCGATCATCCACTCCACCCCGGTGAACTTCGGCCGACGCAGCTCGCAGGCGATCATCGGCATCCAGATGGCCGCCGCGTACACCGGTTCCACCCTGGCACCGCCGGCGTTCGGCCTGGTCTCGACCGGGGTCGGGATGTGGACGTTCCCGCTGTTCCTCGCCGTGCTGGCGGCTCTGGGCCTGCTCATGTCCGAGCGCCTCAACCGGCTCGTCGGACGCCGAGCACAGGTCGACGAGGTCGCTCCGCCGTCCTGAGCCGGTCGTCGCCACCGCCTCCCGGCGGAGCCCGCTCGTCAGCGGTCGGCCCTACCCTGTGACGTGCGTGCCTGTCGTCGTGCAGCGCCACGGACCCACCATCTCCAGACCGAGAGAGCCCCAGTGAGCACCGAGAAGACCCCCGTGACCGAGGCGCCGCGCGCCGAGGCCGCACCCCGCATCGGCTGGATCTACGCGAGCCTGCTGCTCGTCATGTTCCTCGCCGCCCTCGACCAGACCATCGTCGGCACCGCCCTGCCGACCGTCGTCGGCGAGCTCGACGGCGTCAACCACATGGCCTGGGTCGTGACGGCCTACGTGCTCGCCATGACCATCGCCATGCCGGTCTACGGCAAGGTCGGCGACCTCGTCGGGCGCAAGAAGCTCTTCCTCTTCGCGATCGCGGTGTTCCTGCTCGGATCGGCGCTCTGCGGCGTCGCGCAGGACATGGTCCAGCTCATCGGCTTCCGCGCCCTCCAGGGCCTCGGTGGTGCGGGCCTCATGATCACCTCGCAGGCGATCCTCGCCGACCTCGTGCCCGCCCGGGAGCGCGCCAAGTACATGGCGCCCATGGGTGCGGTGTTCGGCGTCGCGTCCGTCGCCGGCCCGCTGCTCGGCGGCTGGCTCACCGACTCCGTCGACTGGCGCTGGATCTTCTGGGTCAACCTGCCGCTCGGCGTCGCGGCCTTCGCCGTGGCCGCCACCATGATCCACCTGCCCAGGCGCACGTCGACCGCGCGCATCGACTACCTCGGCATCGCCACCATGGCCGTCGCGGTCACCGGCATCGTGCTCGTGTGCACCTGGGGCGGGACCGAGTACGCGTGGTCGTCGCCGACCATCCTCGGGCTCGGCGCGGTCGGTGTCCTCGCGACCGCGGCGTTCCTCGTCGTCGAGCACCGCGCCGCGGAGCCGATCATCCCGCTGGCGCTGTTCCGCAACCGGACCTTCGTGGTCGCGACCACCCTCGGCCTCTTCGTCGGGGCGGGCATGTTCGGGGCTCTGGCCTACATGCCGACCTTCCTGCAGATGGCCTACGGCGTCAACGCGACCGAGTCCGGCCTGCTGCTCATCCCGATGACCGTCGGCATGCTCGCCGGGTCGCTGTTCTCCGGCGCGATGGTGAGCAAGACGGGACGCTACCGGGTGTACCCGGTCGTCGGGACCGTGATCGCCGCTGCCGCGATGCTGCTGCTCTCGCGCGTCAGCGACCAGACCGGGCTGTGGTCGGTGTGCGGGATCCTCGCCCTCATGGGCCTGGGCATCGGGCTGTTCTTCCAGCTGCTCGTGCTCACCGTGCAGAACGCGGTGCCGCCGCGCGAGATCGGGACCGCGACGTCGTCGAACAACTTCTTCCGCGAGATCGGCGTGACCCTCGGGACCGCGATCCTCGGCACGGTGTTCGCCTCGCGCCTCACCTCAGGTCTGGCCGACGTGCTCAGCGGGACCGAGGGCCTCGACCTGCCCGGTGCCACGAGCCTGACCCCTGCGATCGTCCGGTCCCTGCCCGACGCGGTCCAGTCCGGGGTGGTCGACGCCTACACCGACGCCCTCATCCCGCTCTTCGCCTTCCTCGTCCCGATGTTCCTCGCCGGGAGCGTCGTCGCCCTGTTCCTCCCGCACATCCCCCTCGCCGGCAAGGCCGACGTCGAGGGTGCTCTCGAGGGGGACGTCGAGCCGCAGGACGACGTGGCGCGCGCTCAGGGCTGACGGTCACCGGTCTCGGCCGGGAACCGCACCCGTCGGACCGCCCGGTACACGGTCGCGCGGGACCCCCGAACCACCTCCCAGCCCCTCTCGCCTGCCCGTCAGCCGGCCGCGACGGTCAGCCCCAGCTCGGCGCGCGGGTCGCGCACGGTGCTCTCGAGGCCGCGGGACAGCACGCCGGTCTCGCGGAGCTCGGCGGCGGTGATGCGTCGTCCGCCGGCGTCGGCGGAGGCGTAGATCGCCGTGACGATCTCGAGGGGACGACGGGCCGACGACGCGACGTCGGGCAGCACGGTCCCCTCGCGCAGCGCGCGGAAGGTCTCGCGGATCAGGGGGATGTGCCCGCTGGGCTCGTCCTCCTCGGGGAACGCCCACCCGGCCGCCTCCTCTGCCGGCACGACCGGCGCCGGGGTGATCCGCCAGTTCTCGGTCGCGTGCCCGTAGAGGTGCTCGACCTCGATGGTCGCGCGCTCGCAGTCGACCCGCACGTGGCTGGTCTCGCGCGGGCATAGCGTCGAGGACACCGCGGTCGCGACGACGCCGTTGCGGAACAGGATGGTCGCGGTCGACGCGTCCTCCATGTCGGTCTCGCGGTCGAGGCGCCACGTCTGGGCGCTGATCTCCTGCCAGTCCCCGAGCAGGTGCGCGAGCAGGTCCATCTGGTGGATCCCGTGCCCGAGCGTCGTCCCTCCGCCCTCGGTGTCCCAGCGGCCGCGCCAGTCGACGGCGTAGTAGTCGGTCCCGCGGTACCAGAGCGTCTCGCACTGGGCGATGAGCGGCCGGCCGAGCGCGCCTGACCGCAGGAGGTCCCGGACGTGCGCCGCCCCGGTGCCGGTGCGCTGCTGGAAGATGATGGCGAAGGCCAGGCCGGCCTCGTCGCAGGCCTCCTGCATGTCGTCGAGCTCGGCGAGGGACAGTGCCGGGGGCTTCTCGCACACCACGTGCACGCCGGCCGCGACCGCCTGGAGCGTCTGCTCGCGGTGCAGGTCCGGCGGGGTGCACAGGTGCACGACGTCGACGGTCTCGGCCGCGAGCAGCTCCTCGAGGGTCTCGTAGCGCCCCGGGACCGCGTACCGGTCCGCGAAGGCCTCGCGCCGCTCGGCGTTGCGGTTGGAGCACGCGACGAGCTCGGCCAGCGGGTCGAGGGCGAGGGCCTGCGCGTGGAGGTGGGCCACGGCGCCGGTGCCGATGATCGCGGCGCGGACCGGGCGGTCGTGCCCGATCGGCTCCCACGCGGCGCGCTCCGCCGTCGTCGTGGTGCCGGGCGGGCCTCCGTGCGCAGGGGTCGCCGAGGCGGGGAGTGCAGAGTCAGACATCGTCGTTCGCTCCGTCAGGTAGTGCGTGGTGGTGTGAGGTGGTCAGGTGTCAGCCGGCGTGGCTCGACGCGCGGACGATCAGCTCGGGCTGGAACTGCACCTGCTCGTGCCGGAACCGGTCGCCCTGCGTGTGCTGGGACAGCAGCAGGTCGGCGGCCCGGTACCCGAGCTGGTGGGTGGGCTGGCGGACCGAGGTGAGCGGGGTGGCGAGCTCGCCGGCGAAGTTCACGTCGTCGTACCCGACCACGGCCATCTCGCCGGGCATCGCGATGCCCTCGGCGCGCAGCGTGCGCTGGACTCCGAGCGCCACGAGGTCGTTGACGCAGAACACGGCGGTCGGCCGGTCGACGCCGGCCGTGGTCGTGGCGAGCAGGTGGCGCATCGCGGCCTCGCCGCCGTCGGCGTTGAGGGCGGAGGCGGTGATCTCGGTGAGGTGCGTCGCCGGGTCGAGGCCGGCGGCGTCGAGCGCGCGGAGCAGGCCGGCGTGGCGGTCGCCGCACTGCCGGATGCTGTGCGCGCCGTTGACGAAGGCGATGTGCGTGTGTCCCTCCGCGACGAGGTGGTTCCCGGCGAGCTGCCCGCCGACGACGTCGTTGACCGCGGCGGACGAGATGTCGGGGACGGGGGAGGTCGCGTCGAGCAGCACCACGTTGACTCCTCGGGCGCGCAGCTCGAGCAGCGGCTCGATGTCGTCCGTCGAGGGGACGACGAGGACCCCGTGCACGCCGTGCTCCTCGAACAGCTTGAGGTAGCGGGCCTCACGGTCCGGGTCCTCGTCCGAGCTCGCCAGCATGAGCGTGAAGTCGTCCTCGGCGAGGCGGTCCTCGATGCCGCGGGCCACCTCGGTGAAGAACGGGTTGCCGATGTCCAGGACGATCGCGCCGACCGTCGTGATGGTCCCCGCACGCAGCTGACGGGCCGAGCCGTTGGGCACGAAGTGCAGCTCGCCGATGGCGGCCTCGACGCGCTCGCGGGTCGTGGGGGAGACGCGGTCGGGCCGGTTGAGGACGTTCGAGACGGTCCCGACCGAGACGCCGGCGGCTCGCGCGACGTCGCTGATGGAGCTCCGCTTGCGCGCAGTGGGCGTGGTCACCGTGTCTGGCCTTTCGATGGGTGGGCGTCGGGGCGCGTCGTCGGGCCCCGGTGCCCTTGGATCCTACGGCGCTTGACCCGCCGAGAACGTGGGACGTAGCGTCCTCGGCATCGCAGTGAACCGATTCACAAGAATGTAGCGCATCGCTACCGAGGACGAGGAGGTCCGTCGTGGCCAGAGTGTGCTTCGTGTCCCAGGTCGACCCCGCCCGGCTCGACGAGTACCGCGCGCATCATGCCGCCGTGTGGCCCGAGATGCTCGAGGCCCTGCGCGACTGCGGGTGGCGCGACTACCACCTGTTCCTGTCGCCCGAGGGTCTCCTTGTGGGGTTCGTCGACGTCGACGACTACGAGCAGGTCCAGGCGGCGATGGGGCGGACCGCGGTGAACGCCCGCTGGCAGGCCGAGATGGGGCAGTTCTTCGTGTCTGACGAGACCGCCCCCGACGAGGGCATGGTGCGCCTCGACCAGGTGTTCCACCTCGAGGCGCAGCTCGCGGACGCCGGTCTCCCGACGCGCTGAGGGCCCTGGTGGCGGGTCGGGGTGCCGCTCGCCGTCGTCCTCCCGGTGTTGACGGGCGAGGCGGGACGTCCGTACAGTTCTCTTGAAACGATTCACAACGAGGTGGAGAGCCAGATGTCACACGCTGAACTGAGCGCCGACGCGCGCACCGCGCTGCTCGCGCAGACCATAGAGCTGCCCTCCTGGGCCTTCGGCAACTCCGGGACCCGGTTCAAGGTGTTCGCGCAGGAGGGTGTCCCACGTGACCCCTTCGAGAAGATCGCGGACGCTGCACAGGTGAATCGATACACGGCGACGGCGCCGCGCGTCTCCCTGCACATCCCGTGGGACCTCACCGACGACTACGAGAAGCTCTCCGCGCACGCGAAGGACCTCGGCGTCGAGATCGGTGCCATCAACTCGAACCTCTTCCAGGACGACGCCTACATGCTCGGGTCGCTCACGCACCCCGACCCCGTCGTCCGCAAGAAGGCCGTCGAGCACCACCTCCAGTGCATCGACGTCATGCGCGCCACCGGCTCGACCGACCTCAAGCTCTGGCTGCCCGACGGCCTCAACTACCCGGGCCAGGACAACCTCCGCGCCCGTCAGGACCGCCTCGCCGACGGTCTCGCGGAGATCTACGCGGCCCTCGACCCCCAGCACCGGCTGGTCGTGGAGTACAAGTTCTTCGAGCCGTCCTTCTACGCCACCGACATCCCCGACTGGGGCACCGCGCTGCTGCACTGCCTCGCCCTCGGCCCGCAGGCCGTCGTCGTCCTCGACACCGGGCACCACGCCCCGGGCACCAACATCGAGTTCATCGTCGCCCAGCTGCTGCGCCAGGGACGCCTCGGCGCCTTCGACTTCAACTCGCGCTTCTACGCCGACGACGACCTCATGGTCGGTGCCGCCGACCCGTTCCAGCTGTTCCGGATCATGCACGAGATCGTCCAGGCGGGTGCGCTCGCGCCCGACTCGGGCGTCAACTTCATGCTCGACCAGTGCCACAACATCGAGCCCAAGATCCCCGCGCAGATCCGCTCGGTGATGAACGTCCAGGAGGCCACCGCCAAGGCGCTCCTCGTCGACGCCGCCGCCCTCGACACCGCGCAGCAGTCCGGTGACGTGCTCGGCGCGAACGGCGCGCTCATGGACGCCTACAACACCGACGTCCGTCCGCTGCTCGCCGGTCTCCGCGAGGAGCAGGGCCTGCACCCGGACCCGCTCGCCGCCTACGCCGCGTCGGGCTACGCCGAGAAGATCGTCGCCGAGCGTGTCGGCGGCACGCAGGCCGGATGGGGAGCCTGACATGACGACCACCTCGAGCACCACCACGCCAGCGGCCGACCTCGTCGCGCGATCCAACCGCCTGGGCGCCGACCCGCGGACCACCAACTACGCCGGCGGCAACACCTCCGCCAAGGGCACCGAGACGGACCCGGTCACG
This genomic interval carries:
- a CDS encoding MFS transporter translates to MYSLLLAIIYIAFISLGLPDSLVGAGWPVMHQDLGVPVAYAGIVTMIIASGTIVSSLASERVTRRLGTGVVTAVSVGLTAAALVGFSVSGSFWVLCLWAVPYGLGAGAVDAALNNYVALHYAARHMNWLHSFWGLGASISPFIMSYALTSGQGWSSAYRIVGLTQVVLTFVLIVSLPVWGKAARSAPPGHDVAGGDEQATGLEPSGRGSTHVPLAEALRIPGVVLVLVAFFAYCALESTAILWAATYLVTDRGVDPATAAAFASLFLIGITGGRFLAGFFADRVGDRHLIRGGFVTVGLGVVMLALPLETDAPALVGLVAVGLGCAPIYPAIIHSTPVNFGRRSSQAIIGIQMAAAYTGSTLAPPAFGLVSTGVGMWTFPLFLAVLAALGLLMSERLNRLVGRRAQVDEVAPPS
- a CDS encoding MDR family MFS transporter, with translation MSTEKTPVTEAPRAEAAPRIGWIYASLLLVMFLAALDQTIVGTALPTVVGELDGVNHMAWVVTAYVLAMTIAMPVYGKVGDLVGRKKLFLFAIAVFLLGSALCGVAQDMVQLIGFRALQGLGGAGLMITSQAILADLVPARERAKYMAPMGAVFGVASVAGPLLGGWLTDSVDWRWIFWVNLPLGVAAFAVAATMIHLPRRTSTARIDYLGIATMAVAVTGIVLVCTWGGTEYAWSSPTILGLGAVGVLATAAFLVVEHRAAEPIIPLALFRNRTFVVATTLGLFVGAGMFGALAYMPTFLQMAYGVNATESGLLLIPMTVGMLAGSLFSGAMVSKTGRYRVYPVVGTVIAAAAMLLLSRVSDQTGLWSVCGILALMGLGIGLFFQLLVLTVQNAVPPREIGTATSSNNFFREIGVTLGTAILGTVFASRLTSGLADVLSGTEGLDLPGATSLTPAIVRSLPDAVQSGVVDAYTDALIPLFAFLVPMFLAGSVVALFLPHIPLAGKADVEGALEGDVEPQDDVARAQG
- a CDS encoding Gfo/Idh/MocA family protein — translated: MSDSALPASATPAHGGPPGTTTTAERAAWEPIGHDRPVRAAIIGTGAVAHLHAQALALDPLAELVACSNRNAERREAFADRYAVPGRYETLEELLAAETVDVVHLCTPPDLHREQTLQAVAAGVHVVCEKPPALSLAELDDMQEACDEAGLAFAIIFQQRTGTGAAHVRDLLRSGALGRPLIAQCETLWYRGTDYYAVDWRGRWDTEGGGTTLGHGIHQMDLLAHLLGDWQEISAQTWRLDRETDMEDASTATILFRNGVVATAVSSTLCPRETSHVRVDCERATIEVEHLYGHATENWRITPAPVVPAEEAAGWAFPEEDEPSGHIPLIRETFRALREGTVLPDVASSARRPLEIVTAIYASADAGGRRITAAELRETGVLSRGLESTVRDPRAELGLTVAAG
- a CDS encoding LacI family DNA-binding transcriptional regulator, which codes for MTTPTARKRSSISDVARAAGVSVGTVSNVLNRPDRVSPTTRERVEAAIGELHFVPNGSARQLRAGTITTVGAIVLDIGNPFFTEVARGIEDRLAEDDFTLMLASSDEDPDREARYLKLFEEHGVHGVLVVPSTDDIEPLLELRARGVNVVLLDATSPVPDISSAAVNDVVGGQLAGNHLVAEGHTHIAFVNGAHSIRQCGDRHAGLLRALDAAGLDPATHLTEITASALNADGGEAAMRHLLATTTAGVDRPTAVFCVNDLVALGVQRTLRAEGIAMPGEMAVVGYDDVNFAGELATPLTSVRQPTHQLGYRAADLLLSQHTQGDRFRHEQVQFQPELIVRASSHAG
- a CDS encoding L-rhamnose mutarotase; the encoded protein is MCFVSQVDPARLDEYRAHHAAVWPEMLEALRDCGWRDYHLFLSPEGLLVGFVDVDDYEQVQAAMGRTAVNARWQAEMGQFFVSDETAPDEGMVRLDQVFHLEAQLADAGLPTR
- the rhaI gene encoding L-rhamnose isomerase, which produces MSHAELSADARTALLAQTIELPSWAFGNSGTRFKVFAQEGVPRDPFEKIADAAQVNRYTATAPRVSLHIPWDLTDDYEKLSAHAKDLGVEIGAINSNLFQDDAYMLGSLTHPDPVVRKKAVEHHLQCIDVMRATGSTDLKLWLPDGLNYPGQDNLRARQDRLADGLAEIYAALDPQHRLVVEYKFFEPSFYATDIPDWGTALLHCLALGPQAVVVLDTGHHAPGTNIEFIVAQLLRQGRLGAFDFNSRFYADDDLMVGAADPFQLFRIMHEIVQAGALAPDSGVNFMLDQCHNIEPKIPAQIRSVMNVQEATAKALLVDAAALDTAQQSGDVLGANGALMDAYNTDVRPLLAGLREEQGLHPDPLAAYAASGYAEKIVAERVGGTQAGWGA